The Changchengzhania lutea genomic sequence GGTCCTACCGTGGTGTTTTTTGCGGGTATTCATGGCAATGAAACCGCAGGGGTGTTTGCTTTAGAAAATATTTTAAAAACAATTTCTCCTAAACAAGTGAACGGCCGTATTTATGCCATATCTGGAAATCTTTCTGCATTGCAAAAAAATGTGAGGTATTTGGATAGCGATTTAAACAGACTTTGGACCCAGCAACATATAGAGGCCATTAAAAACAAAGCGCAACCCAATATTGAAGATTTAGAGTTATTGAGCATTCTCGAAGCTCTTAACACGATACTTGAAACTGGTTCTGCACCATTTTATTTTATAGATCTGCATACCACATCTAGTAAAACCTTGCCGTTTATTACGATTAACGATGCCATTATAAATAGAAAATTTTCTAAGCAATTTCCAGTACCAATTGTTTTGGGGATTGAGGAATATTTAAATGGGCCGCTGTTGAGTTATATTAATGCGTTGGGCTATGTATCACTTGGTTTTGAATCTGGACAACATGATGATTTACGCGCCATAACTAATGGGATTGCTTTTGTTTATTTAACGCTTGTTTTCTCTGGTGTATTGAAAAAAAAGAATGTGGTCGATTTTGATAAGCATTACAATCAATTAAAAACCCAATCGGCTAATTTAGTTGATGTTTTTGAAGTGATTTATCTTTATAGAATAAAAGACAAAGACACTTTTAAAATGTATAATGGTTTTAAAAGTTTCCAAAGTTTAAAAAAAGATACTAAGCTAGCCCATAATAATAATGCTGAAATAACAGCACCATATTCAGGGCGTATGTTTATGCCACTTTACCAAAATAAAGGTGCGGAAGGATTTTTTATTATAAAGCCAATAAAGCCCTATATTTTAAAATTATCTATTGCTTTGAGACGTACAAAAATTGATAGTTTGCTAGCCTTTCTACCTGGTGTTTCTTGGGTAAGTAAAAAAGATGGTATTTTAGAAGTCAACTTAAAAATAGCAAAGTTTTTTGCAAAATCTATTTTTCATTTGTTGGGTTATCGAAATAAACGAATTACACCAACCCACCTAAGACTTAATAATCGAGAACGGGTTGCGAAAACGGCTATGTATAGGAGGGAAGTTTGGTATTGAGTGTTTAATTTAATAGATTTTATACGAATTACAACATAAAAAGACGCCTTCGCTTAAATCAAGGCGTCTTTTATAATATAATCGTTAGTGTGGCTAGCAACCCATTAAACCAAAAGAGACCACAAGTTCTTGATCTACTTTTTCACCTTTATAATTTATCGCTGGTATCCATATGCCCGGTGCTTTATTAATGAGGTCTACCATAGCTTCATCCACCTCTGGATACCCAGAAGGTCTATCGAGTTTCACATTTTCAATGGTGCCGCTCTTGGTTACCGTAAAAAATAACTTTGCAGCTTGAAGTTTTTTAGCATCTAGATTGGCTGTAACATTTTTAGTATTTTCTTTTAGAAATGTAGCAAGCGCTTCCTTGCCGCTTTTATAGCGTGCTTGATATTCAGGAACAATAGTGTGGTGAGGGGTAGAATAGCTATTTTCCAAGAAACCAGTTAGCTGATTTTTTTTCTTTATATTCTGCCCTTATTAAAAAACTGGTAGAGTAATTAGAAGATTGCAATAATGCCATCTGTCCAGCAGTGAGTTCATCACTGTATCCTATTTCTCTAATTTTGGATTGTTCATCATTTATGATTAAAATGATATTTACAGATTTAAGAACTTCCATCTTTTGTAATTCATCTTCGCTAAAAAATGTTCTTATAGTTGTGGCCTTTTCAATAGCTTCTTTTTTAATAGGACTAAACCGCGGTCCTATATCATAAATAAAATCAGTGAAAACGGTTTTTTCAATATTTTTTAAAATTGACTGATTGATTTTTAGATCCTCTGTAACGGATGCTTGTAAAGGGTCTAATGTATTAGTTTCCCAATCGATAGCAGCAAAAGCCGCTATACTCAAGGAGGTAAGCACTGCACAAAAAATGATAAATTTCTTTTTCATAGCTATTAGTTTAATGATTAATATGTATCAAATGTATAGTGCATCTACCTTGCTTTGTGTAATGGAAGTGTAAAACAATGTAAATTTTATGTAAAGCATCTTAAAATGTCTCAGATTTAAATAGCTTTGTCACATGGGTTTAAAATTATTTAAGATAGTAATAAACATTCTTGTCGGTATCCTTTTGAATGTACCGAGCAGCTATGCTCAAAACCCTAGTAGCGACAACGATGTTGAGGTATCCTTACGAATGATAGGCCATCAGGTTTTGCTCAGTGCCAATGATAGTACTTCGTGTGTATTACCTATTACTAAAGGAAATGGACGTTATCGGATTCAATTTGAAGCTGAATTTGAGTTTAATCCCGACGAGCTGGTCACTACGATAGACCGTGTGGTTAAGAGTACTAAAATGGCACAACATTATATCGTCGAAGTGGAGGGATGCGATACCAAAGACATCATTTATAGTTTTGAAGTGAATGCTTTAGAGCAATCAGATATTATTCCATGTAGAGGAAGGGAACAACCTAAATCCTGTTATAGTATTCTTTTCACGCTGATAGAACCCATCTCGACCAATACTTTAGGTTCTTTAAATACAGTTTTTTATAGTTTGAAATATTTTGGTGGTGTTATAGGTTTAGCGCTAATTACCCTGGCTTTCTTTTTTATTAGGAAACGAAAGCATAGAAGGGCTACGGATTCAAATTTGATCCCATTAGGGGAATACCAATTTGATAAACTGAATACTGAGCTTTTAATTGAGGAACAACGGATAGAACTTACTGGTAAAGAAGGCGACCTACTACTTTTACTCTATAATGCTGCTAATACTACTGTAGAACGCGAGGTTATTTTAAATAAGGTCTGGGGAGATGAAGGCGATTATGTTGGCAGAACTTTAGATATGTTTATATCTAAATTACGGAAGAAATTAGAATTCGATTCGAAAGTAAAAATCGTAAATATTCGAGGGGTAGGCTACAAACTTGTTGTGAATGTATAATTTTAAAAAAGTAAAGATTTTAGAAACAATAAAAAAGTCCGCTTTAATCGAATTAAGCGGCCTTTAAATTTTATCGCAAAAAATCTACTTTTTATTATTTGACTTATCAATATCTGCCATCATCCCTTTTGGGTCTATTACAACAGATTTAACCGATTTAGAAGTTTCAAAACTATAAGTTGGATACGCCCAAGCCCAATCAGGTTTTACGGTAGCTTCCGTTGGTTTTTCACCGCGCATCATTTGTAATGGGATATAAAAATCTTCAGTTGCACCATCTGTATAGGTTACGGTTACATCTATAGGCATAGGCATTAAGCCAATCCGTTCTAAAGTTATTGTATTGGCATCAACCGATTTTATAGCATAATCAATGGTATTTGTTGTTTGTGCAAAATCCATTAAGTACCAATCCAATTCCAACCCAGAAACTTTTTCTGCAGAACGGATCATATCAATAGGTCTTGGGTGCTTAAACGAAAAGTCATTAAAGTATTTTTTGATACTTGCTTTTAAATTGTCTTCGCCTATGACGTATCCTAATTGTGCCAGAAACACTTCGCCTTTACTGTAAGCAGAGATACTGTAAACACCATTGTAATTAAAGCGGTCTGCATGTGTAGTCATCGGCTGTTGCTTATCAGATTTTGCTAAACGAAAGTAGCTATTGTAAGCACCAGAAGTTGGGTTTTTAAGTCCTTTTTTCAAGATTTCATTTTCAGCCAAATCACTTATATAGCTTGTAAACCCTTCGTCCATCCAATAATGCTTCAATTCATTGGTGGCTAATAAAAACTGAAACCATGTGTGTGCCATTTCATGTGCGGTAACACCAAACAGCCCTTTAAAAGACCCTTCGCCTAAAATTAAGGTGCACATGCCGTATTCCATGCCACCATCACCACCTTGAATTACTGAGTACTGATTGTACGGATACTTACCCACGTGTTTATTGTAATATTGCATAAGCTCAACAGCTTTTGGTTGCAATTTTTTCCAGTTCTCTAGCTTATCAGAGGTCATATTGTTTTTATAAAAAAAGTGTAATAACGGTCCGTTAGGCACTTGCATGGTGTCATGTATATAATCCGGATCGGCAGCCCAAGTAAAATCATGTACCATAGGTGCTTTAAAATGCCAGGTTAACTTATCACCCGCAGGTCTATTAACCGTACTTGTTTCATAACCGTGCCCTATGCTATTTGGGTTTTGAAGATAGCCTGTACCGCCAACCACGTAATTTTTATCGATAGTAAGCTTCACATCAAAATCTCCCCAAACCCCGTGGAACTCACGCCCAATATAAGGGTCTGCATGCCAGCCTTCAAAGTCATATTCGGCTAATTTAGGATACCATTGCGCCATAGAGAGCGCCACGCCTTCTTTATTATTTCGTCCAGAACGTCGAATTTGAACAGGAACTTGGCCATCAAAAACCATATCAAAAGTCACTTTTTCTCCGGGTTTGATAGGCTTTGCCAAATTGACTTCTAACACTGTACCAACCGTATCGTATGTTAATGCAGCACCATCTTGTTTTAATGAATGCACTTTTATATTCCCTATTTCATTGGGCTGTAATTTGCTAATTCTATCTTTTACACGACCATCTGGATCTGCAATAGTACGCGAACGCACATCCATTTCACTTCCAGGTTGGAAGGCGTTAAAATAAAGATGGTAGTACACTCTGGTTAAAACATCGGGTGAATTATTGGTATACACTAACTGTTGTTTACCTTTATATTGATAGGTGTTTACATCCATATCAATATCCATTTTATAGTCAACATGTTGCTGCCAGTATCCTGAATTTTTATTGGAGGCCGTCGTTTTTGCCTCTGGCTTTGCAGTGTCTTGTGTACTGGCGCAAGACCATAGGAAAGCCGCACAGATTAATAAAAGAAAATAGTTTTTCATAGGGATAGAGAATAAAATAAAAAGGAGGCTTATAAAGCCTCCTTAAAAAAATATTATTTAGATATGCGCGAAGCCATAATTAAGGCATTGAAGGCATTAACCATTTTACCGGATTTAGTTAAATCTGCAAATGGCTTTACATTATCGGAGTTTCCACCAACAACCACTTTGGTATTTATAGGAAGACCAGAATCCATAAGCACTTGCTTCACCTGTGCAGCGGTTAATTTTGGATAATAAGACCGTATTAATGCGGCAACACCTGCAACAGCGGGAGCTGCCATAGAAGTCCCGCCTTTGGTGTCATATTCGTTTTCTGGAGTCGTAGAATAGATGCTTGCCCCAGGAGCAAATACATCGACGTTATTTTTCCCATAGTTGGAGAACCCTGCTACCATAGCCGATCCATATTTTGGTGCTAATGCACCAACTCTTATGTAGGCATTAGAAACTTCCTGTCCGCCATTTAAGTTATCATCTGGATAATTTGGCTTTTTATCCACATCATTACTGTCATTACCCGCAGCGTGCACAAATAGAACATTATTTTTGCCTGCATAGGCAATCGCATCACGTACCCAATCACTGTGTGGTGAGTAACTTTTACCAAAACTTCCGTTAATTATAGAGGCACCATTATCTACCGCATAACGAATAGCTAAGGCAATATCCTTATCATATTCATCACCGTTGGGAACGGCTCTTAAGCTCATAATTTTAACATTGTTGGCAACGCCATTAGCACCCTTACCATTATTACGCTCTGCAGCAATAATTCCTGCTACGTGTGTCCCGTGACTTTCAGTTTTCTTTACAGGTTTTACATTACCATCGCCGTAAAATTTAGAAGCCATATCATCTGGATTATCACCATTAACACGTCCTTTAAAATCTTTGTTTAAATTATAGTTTAAGCGGTCGTTAATACTTTCCAATCCGTTGCTGATTTCCTTTTTAGCATCCGTCATCG encodes the following:
- a CDS encoding S8 family peptidase, giving the protein MKTVKTYLLSAFAATLFFGCGSTAPIISTPIEDIDTSPLKIAELTEVEKKNWGHLDLVKDTIPGMSVDKAYSEIIKKRRGKSVIVAIIDSGIDIDHEDLDSNIWTNTKEIANNGKDDDKNGYVDDVHGWNFLGKGYNEQLEFVRILASGDTSNPDYSKAKAEYDTEYQKWLGRKTQYDQIYQQIVTADEALAKHIGKKDYTKEDVNAIKTEDEALGQAVQVAKYMYSNGMESMTDAKKEISNGLESINDRLNYNLNKDFKGRVNGDNPDDMASKFYGDGNVKPVKKTESHGTHVAGIIAAERNNGKGANGVANNVKIMSLRAVPNGDEYDKDIALAIRYAVDNGASIINGSFGKSYSPHSDWVRDAIAYAGKNNVLFVHAAGNDSNDVDKKPNYPDDNLNGGQEVSNAYIRVGALAPKYGSAMVAGFSNYGKNNVDVFAPGASIYSTTPENEYDTKGGTSMAAPAVAGVAALIRSYYPKLTAAQVKQVLMDSGLPINTKVVVGGNSDNVKPFADLTKSGKMVNAFNALIMASRISK
- a CDS encoding energy transducer TonB, producing the protein MENSYSTPHHTIVPEYQARYKSGKEALATFLKENTKNVTANLDAKKLQAAKLFFTVTKSGTIENVKLDRPSGYPEVDEAMVDLINKAPGIWIPAINYKGEKVDQELVVSFGLMGC
- a CDS encoding M1 family metallopeptidase is translated as MKNYFLLLICAAFLWSCASTQDTAKPEAKTTASNKNSGYWQQHVDYKMDIDMDVNTYQYKGKQQLVYTNNSPDVLTRVYYHLYFNAFQPGSEMDVRSRTIADPDGRVKDRISKLQPNEIGNIKVHSLKQDGAALTYDTVGTVLEVNLAKPIKPGEKVTFDMVFDGQVPVQIRRSGRNNKEGVALSMAQWYPKLAEYDFEGWHADPYIGREFHGVWGDFDVKLTIDKNYVVGGTGYLQNPNSIGHGYETSTVNRPAGDKLTWHFKAPMVHDFTWAADPDYIHDTMQVPNGPLLHFFYKNNMTSDKLENWKKLQPKAVELMQYYNKHVGKYPYNQYSVIQGGDGGMEYGMCTLILGEGSFKGLFGVTAHEMAHTWFQFLLATNELKHYWMDEGFTSYISDLAENEILKKGLKNPTSGAYNSYFRLAKSDKQQPMTTHADRFNYNGVYSISAYSKGEVFLAQLGYVIGEDNLKASIKKYFNDFSFKHPRPIDMIRSAEKVSGLELDWYLMDFAQTTNTIDYAIKSVDANTITLERIGLMPMPIDVTVTYTDGATEDFYIPLQMMRGEKPTEATVKPDWAWAYPTYSFETSKSVKSVVIDPKGMMADIDKSNNKK
- a CDS encoding winged helix-turn-helix domain-containing protein; the encoded protein is MGLKLFKIVINILVGILLNVPSSYAQNPSSDNDVEVSLRMIGHQVLLSANDSTSCVLPITKGNGRYRIQFEAEFEFNPDELVTTIDRVVKSTKMAQHYIVEVEGCDTKDIIYSFEVNALEQSDIIPCRGREQPKSCYSILFTLIEPISTNTLGSLNTVFYSLKYFGGVIGLALITLAFFFIRKRKHRRATDSNLIPLGEYQFDKLNTELLIEEQRIELTGKEGDLLLLLYNAANTTVEREVILNKVWGDEGDYVGRTLDMFISKLRKKLEFDSKVKIVNIRGVGYKLVVNV
- a CDS encoding succinylglutamate desuccinylase/aspartoacylase family protein; translated protein: MDVYSHVLSRKISANRYLGKIIGKRSGPTVVFFAGIHGNETAGVFALENILKTISPKQVNGRIYAISGNLSALQKNVRYLDSDLNRLWTQQHIEAIKNKAQPNIEDLELLSILEALNTILETGSAPFYFIDLHTTSSKTLPFITINDAIINRKFSKQFPVPIVLGIEEYLNGPLLSYINALGYVSLGFESGQHDDLRAITNGIAFVYLTLVFSGVLKKKNVVDFDKHYNQLKTQSANLVDVFEVIYLYRIKDKDTFKMYNGFKSFQSLKKDTKLAHNNNAEITAPYSGRMFMPLYQNKGAEGFFIIKPIKPYILKLSIALRRTKIDSLLAFLPGVSWVSKKDGILEVNLKIAKFFAKSIFHLLGYRNKRITPTHLRLNNRERVAKTAMYRREVWY